Proteins encoded within one genomic window of [Enterobacter] lignolyticus SCF1:
- the fliF gene encoding flagellar basal-body MS-ring/collar protein FliF, with protein sequence MSATATTTPQTKLPEWVSRLRANPKIPLMVASAAAVAIIVALVLWAKSPDYRTLFSNLSDQDGGAIVTQLQQMNIPYRFADSGGAIEVPADKVHELRLRLAQQGLPKGGAVGFELLDQEKFGISQFSEQVNYQRALEGELARTIETLGPVKGARVHLAMPKPSLFVREQKLPSASVTLNLEPGRALDEGQIAAVVHLVSSAVAGLPPGNVTLVDQAGHLLTQSNTGARDLNDAQLKYASDVEGRIQRRIETILSPIVGNGNVHAQVTAQLNFDNKEQTEEQYRPNGDSSQAVLRSRQVNESEQIGSPYPGGVPGALSNSPAPAPNAPISTPPANQNNGQQQTTSTTNASGPRNTSRNETSNYEVDRTIRHTKTNIGDVQRLSVAVVVNYKNLPDGKPLPLTADQMKQIEDLTREAMGYSDKRGDTLNVVNSQFSAGDETGGELPFWKQQSFIDQLMSAGRWLLVLIVAWLLWRKAIRPQLARRQEEAKVAQEEARVQREMADAVEVRLSKDEQHQQRRTNQRLSAEVMSQRIREMSDNDPRVVALVIRQWMSNDHE encoded by the coding sequence ATGAGCGCCACAGCTACGACCACGCCACAAACAAAACTACCAGAGTGGGTCAGTCGCCTGCGCGCGAACCCGAAGATTCCGCTTATGGTGGCCAGCGCCGCTGCGGTCGCCATTATCGTTGCACTCGTGCTGTGGGCGAAAAGCCCGGACTATCGCACCTTGTTCAGCAACCTCTCCGACCAGGACGGCGGCGCTATTGTCACCCAGCTGCAGCAGATGAACATCCCCTATCGCTTCGCGGACAGCGGCGGCGCGATTGAGGTTCCGGCGGATAAGGTCCACGAACTGCGCCTGCGGCTCGCCCAGCAGGGGCTGCCGAAAGGCGGCGCCGTGGGCTTTGAGCTGCTCGATCAGGAAAAATTCGGCATCAGCCAGTTCAGCGAGCAGGTCAACTACCAGCGCGCCCTGGAAGGCGAGCTGGCGCGCACTATTGAGACGCTGGGGCCGGTAAAAGGCGCCCGCGTTCACCTGGCGATGCCCAAACCTTCGCTGTTTGTGCGGGAGCAAAAGCTGCCTTCCGCCTCCGTCACCTTAAATCTCGAACCTGGCCGCGCGCTCGATGAAGGGCAGATCGCGGCCGTGGTGCATCTGGTGTCCAGCGCCGTCGCCGGCCTGCCGCCGGGCAACGTCACCCTGGTCGACCAGGCCGGTCATCTGCTGACGCAGTCCAACACCGGCGCCCGCGACCTGAACGACGCCCAGCTGAAATATGCTTCGGACGTAGAAGGCCGCATCCAGCGACGCATCGAAACCATCCTGTCGCCTATCGTCGGCAACGGTAACGTGCACGCGCAGGTCACCGCGCAGCTCAATTTTGACAATAAAGAACAGACCGAAGAGCAGTATCGCCCGAACGGCGACAGCAGCCAGGCCGTATTGCGCTCCCGTCAGGTGAATGAAAGCGAGCAGATCGGCAGCCCGTATCCGGGCGGCGTGCCGGGCGCGCTGTCTAACTCACCGGCGCCTGCGCCAAACGCGCCAATCTCCACTCCGCCGGCGAACCAGAACAACGGTCAGCAGCAGACCACCAGCACAACTAACGCCAGCGGTCCGCGCAATACCTCGCGTAACGAGACCAGCAACTACGAAGTCGATCGCACCATTCGCCATACCAAAACGAACATCGGCGACGTACAGCGCCTGTCGGTTGCGGTGGTCGTGAACTATAAAAACCTGCCGGACGGTAAGCCGCTGCCGCTGACCGCCGACCAGATGAAGCAGATTGAGGATCTGACCCGCGAAGCCATGGGCTACTCCGATAAGCGCGGCGATACCCTCAACGTGGTCAATTCCCAGTTCAGCGCGGGCGACGAAACCGGTGGCGAACTGCCGTTCTGGAAACAGCAGTCGTTCATCGACCAGCTGATGTCCGCCGGACGCTGGCTGCTGGTGCTGATTGTCGCCTGGCTGCTGTGGCGCAAAGCGATACGCCCACAGCTGGCGCGCCGTCAGGAAGAGGCCAAAGTCGCCCAGGAAGAAGCGCGTGTTCAGCGTGAAATGGCCGACGCGGTGGAAGTGCGTCTTAGCAAAGACGAACAGCATCAGCAGCGCCGCACCAACCAGCGCCTGAGCGCTGAGGTGATGAGCCAGCGCATTCGCGAAATGTCAGATAACGATCCGCGCGTCGTCGCGCTGGTCATTCGCCAGTGGATGAGTAACGATCATGAGTAA
- the tolA gene encoding cell envelope integrity protein TolA, producing MDDLPSFRTEIHLADYLTEEEDTLSFPNKIMTVMKKIILIAICLVSGCTGMSHSRDDVKAAAPERGPYAGKTSHTAPVITPAVSSYAAAVRDEITKHFFDVKRYRGKVCSLRLSMERNGTVNSVNTTGGDPKVCEAAVNAVKLSTLPPVPDEQTYKVFKNVALDFTP from the coding sequence ATGGACGATTTACCCTCCTTTCGCACTGAAATTCACCTTGCAGATTATTTGACGGAAGAAGAGGATACTCTTTCTTTTCCGAACAAAATTATGACGGTAATGAAAAAGATAATACTGATAGCAATCTGCCTGGTGTCCGGATGTACTGGGATGTCGCATAGTCGTGATGATGTAAAAGCAGCGGCGCCCGAACGTGGTCCGTATGCAGGGAAAACGTCGCATACGGCCCCAGTAATAACGCCTGCTGTGTCGTCTTATGCCGCGGCGGTGAGAGATGAAATTACAAAACACTTTTTTGACGTAAAACGTTATCGGGGAAAAGTGTGTTCTCTCCGGTTATCAATGGAGCGAAACGGCACAGTGAATAGCGTGAACACAACGGGGGGCGATCCGAAGGTCTGCGAGGCCGCCGTTAATGCGGTAAAACTCTCGACATTGCCGCCTGTTCCTGACGAACAGACGTACAAAGTATTTAAAAATGTCGCGCTGGATTTTACACCATAA
- the tcyJ gene encoding cystine ABC transporter substrate-binding protein has translation MKLALLGRQALMGVMAVALMAGVSAKTFAAENLLNQVKERGSLRVGLEGTYPPFSFQGDDGKLTGFEVEFANELAKHLGVKADLKPTKWDGMLASLDSKRIDVVINQVTISDERKKKYDFSTPYTVSGIQALVKKGNEGTIKTAADLKGKKVGVGLGTNYEEWLRKNVQGVDIRTYDDDPTKYQDLRVGRIDAILVDRLAALDLVKKTNDTLAVTGEAFSRQESGVALRKGNDDLLKAVDNAIAEMQKDGSLKALSEKWFGADVTH, from the coding sequence ATGAAACTAGCACTTCTGGGCCGTCAGGCGCTGATGGGGGTGATGGCCGTTGCGTTAATGGCGGGCGTCAGCGCAAAAACATTTGCAGCGGAAAATCTGTTAAATCAGGTGAAAGAGCGCGGTTCACTGCGCGTGGGCCTGGAAGGGACCTACCCACCGTTTAGCTTCCAGGGCGATGACGGCAAGCTCACCGGTTTTGAGGTGGAGTTTGCCAATGAGCTGGCGAAACATCTCGGCGTGAAGGCGGATCTGAAGCCGACGAAATGGGACGGTATGCTGGCCTCGCTGGACTCCAAACGTATCGACGTAGTGATTAACCAGGTAACCATCTCCGACGAGCGTAAAAAGAAATATGATTTCTCTACGCCGTACACCGTTTCCGGCATTCAGGCGCTGGTGAAAAAGGGCAATGAAGGCACCATTAAAACGGCGGCCGACCTGAAAGGTAAAAAAGTCGGTGTTGGCCTCGGCACCAACTATGAAGAGTGGCTGCGCAAAAACGTGCAGGGCGTTGATATTCGCACCTATGATGATGACCCGACGAAGTACCAGGATCTGCGCGTTGGCCGTATCGACGCCATTCTGGTTGACCGCCTGGCCGCGCTGGATCTGGTGAAGAAAACCAACGACACGCTGGCGGTAACCGGCGAAGCGTTCTCTCGCCAGGAGTCCGGCGTTGCGCTGCGCAAGGGCAACGACGATCTGCTGAAAGCGGTCGACAATGCGATTGCTGAAATGCAAAAAGACGGCAGCCTGAAGGCGCTGTCTGAAAAATGGTTCGGCGCTGATGTGACGCACTAA
- the fliH gene encoding flagellar assembly protein FliH, whose protein sequence is MSDTTPWKVWQPDDLAPPLQAFAPLYSEHEPVVESEEENVLSEEQKLQQQLAQLQMQAHEQGYNAGMNEGRTAGHAQGYQEGLTQGQEQGLAQAQQQQAPIHARMQQLVSEFQYTLDALDSVIASRLMQMALEAARQVIGHAPTVDNSALIKQIQGLLQQEPLFSGKPQLRVHPDDLQRVEEMLGATLSLHGWRLRGDPTLHPGGCKVSADEGDLDASVATRWQELCRLAAPGVV, encoded by the coding sequence ATGTCTGATACCACGCCGTGGAAGGTCTGGCAGCCTGACGATCTGGCCCCTCCTCTTCAGGCGTTTGCCCCCCTCTACAGCGAGCATGAGCCCGTCGTAGAGAGTGAGGAGGAAAACGTCCTTTCCGAAGAGCAAAAGCTCCAGCAGCAGCTGGCGCAGCTGCAAATGCAGGCCCACGAGCAGGGATATAACGCCGGAATGAACGAAGGGCGGACCGCGGGTCACGCCCAGGGCTATCAGGAAGGGCTGACTCAGGGCCAGGAGCAAGGTCTCGCCCAGGCCCAGCAGCAGCAGGCGCCGATTCACGCCCGCATGCAGCAGTTGGTCAGCGAGTTCCAGTATACCCTTGACGCGCTGGACAGCGTGATTGCCTCGCGCCTGATGCAGATGGCGCTGGAGGCCGCGCGCCAGGTGATTGGCCATGCCCCGACGGTCGACAACAGCGCCCTGATCAAGCAAATCCAGGGGTTGCTGCAGCAGGAGCCGCTGTTTAGCGGTAAACCGCAGCTGCGCGTGCATCCTGACGATTTACAGCGCGTCGAAGAGATGCTCGGCGCCACCCTCAGCCTGCACGGCTGGCGGCTGCGCGGCGACCCGACGCTGCATCCTGGCGGCTGTAAAGTCTCCGCGGACGAAGGCGATCTGGACGCCAGCGTCGCCACCCGCTGGCAGGAGCTGTGCCGTCTGGCCGCTCCGGGAGTGGTGTAA
- the fliS gene encoding flagellar export chaperone FliS, whose product MYGAKGTQAYAKIGVESAVMSASQQQLVTMLFDGALSALVRARLFMQDGNTEGKGLSLSKAINIIENGLKVGLDEKSDDELTQNMIALYSYMVRRLLHANLHNDVSAIEEVEHLLRNIADAWKEVANTPNLIQDAI is encoded by the coding sequence ATGTACGGCGCAAAAGGCACGCAGGCCTACGCAAAAATTGGAGTAGAAAGCGCAGTGATGAGCGCCAGCCAACAGCAGTTAGTCACTATGTTGTTTGATGGCGCGCTCAGCGCTCTTGTGCGCGCACGCCTGTTTATGCAGGACGGTAATACAGAGGGAAAAGGCCTTTCCCTCTCAAAGGCTATCAATATTATTGAGAATGGTCTCAAGGTCGGACTGGATGAAAAAAGCGATGATGAGCTTACGCAAAACATGATCGCACTTTATTCGTATATGGTCAGGCGCCTTTTGCACGCTAATCTGCATAATGATGTTTCCGCTATTGAGGAAGTTGAGCATCTTCTGCGTAATATTGCTGATGCATGGAAGGAAGTTGCCAACACGCCCAATTTGATTCAGGACGCCATCTAA
- a CDS encoding flagellin, translating to MAQVINTNSLSLITQNNINKNQSALSTSIERLSSGLRINSAKDDAAGQAIANRFTSNIKGLTQAARNANDGISLAQTTEGALSEINNNLQRIRELTVQSQTGTNSDSDLSSIQDEIKSRLSEIDRVSGQTQFNGVNVLAKNGTMSIQVGANDGQTINIDLQKIDSSTLGLNGFSVSKQSLSVGDSINQVVDNGTGANKGQMVNVDLSDVAKNLKVDASTLSLHNITGTDKYVVQSGNDYYSVSVGDSSVTAGDAGKVELNTTDVKYGDAANGIATDGATITGQYIKVGTDPTTGAATGYVTVQGKNFSVAAADLVNSKDSATPTNGAATTGIQLSVGGAITTATAEFAGTSSNNPLALLDKAIASVDKFRSSLGAVQNRLGSAVTNLNNTTTNLSEAQSRIQDADYATEVSNMSKAQIVQQAGNSVLSKANQVPQQVLSLLQG from the coding sequence ATGGCACAAGTCATTAATACCAACAGCCTTTCGCTGATCACTCAGAACAATATCAACAAAAACCAGTCTGCTCTTTCGACTTCCATTGAGCGTCTGTCTTCTGGTCTGCGTATCAACAGCGCAAAAGATGACGCCGCAGGTCAGGCGATTGCTAACCGCTTCACCTCTAACATCAAAGGCCTGACCCAGGCTGCGCGTAACGCCAACGACGGTATCTCTCTGGCGCAGACCACTGAAGGCGCGCTGTCTGAAATCAACAACAACCTGCAGCGTATCCGTGAGCTGACCGTTCAGTCTCAGACTGGCACCAACTCCGACTCTGACCTGTCTTCTATCCAGGACGAAATCAAATCCCGTCTGTCTGAAATTGACCGCGTATCCGGCCAGACTCAGTTCAACGGCGTGAACGTGCTGGCGAAAAACGGCACAATGTCTATCCAGGTTGGCGCGAACGATGGCCAGACCATCAACATCGACCTGCAGAAAATTGACTCTTCTACTCTGGGTCTGAATGGTTTCTCCGTTTCTAAACAATCTCTGTCTGTTGGCGACAGCATTAATCAGGTGGTAGATAACGGAACCGGCGCAAATAAAGGTCAGATGGTAAATGTCGATCTGAGTGATGTTGCCAAAAACCTGAAGGTTGATGCGAGCACTTTGTCTCTGCACAACATCACTGGTACTGACAAATATGTTGTTCAGTCAGGTAATGATTATTATTCAGTATCTGTTGGTGATAGCAGCGTAACTGCAGGTGATGCTGGTAAAGTTGAACTTAATACTACTGATGTTAAGTATGGTGATGCGGCAAATGGTATCGCTACTGACGGCGCAACAATTACTGGTCAGTATATCAAAGTAGGTACTGATCCAACTACTGGAGCAGCAACTGGTTACGTAACTGTACAGGGCAAGAATTTTAGCGTGGCTGCAGCTGACCTGGTTAACAGCAAGGACTCAGCAACACCGACTAACGGTGCTGCCACTACTGGTATTCAGCTTAGTGTTGGTGGTGCTATCACTACTGCGACTGCTGAGTTTGCAGGTACTTCTAGCAACAACCCGCTGGCTCTGCTGGACAAAGCTATCGCGTCTGTAGATAAATTCCGTTCTTCTCTGGGTGCGGTGCAGAACCGTCTGGGTTCTGCTGTCACCAACCTGAACAACACCACCACCAACCTGTCTGAAGCGCAGTCCCGTATTCAGGACGCCGACTATGCGACCGAAGTGTCCAACATGTCTAAAGCGCAGATCGTTCAGCAGGCCGGTAACTCCGTGCTGTCCAAAGCAAACCAGGTTCCTCAGCAGGTTCTGTCTCTGCTGCAGGGCTAA
- a CDS encoding RNA polymerase sigma factor FliA, whose amino-acid sequence MNSLYTAEGVMDKHSLWQRYVPLVRHEALRLQVRLPASVELDDLLQAGGIGLLNAVERYDALQGTAFTTYAVQRIRGAMLDELRSRDWVPRSVRRNAREVAQAMGQLEQELGRNATETEVAQRLGIAVEEYRQMLLDTNNSQLFSYDEWREEHGDSIELVTEENQQENPLHQLMESNLRQRVIEAIEALPEREQLVLTLYYQEELNLKEIGAVLDVGESRVSQLHSQAIKRLRTKLGRYQAGE is encoded by the coding sequence GTGAATTCACTGTATACCGCTGAAGGTGTAATGGATAAACACTCGCTGTGGCAGCGTTACGTACCTCTGGTACGCCATGAAGCATTGCGCCTTCAGGTGCGGTTGCCGGCGAGCGTGGAACTGGACGATCTGCTTCAGGCGGGCGGCATCGGGTTATTGAATGCTGTTGAACGCTACGATGCTCTGCAAGGAACGGCGTTTACCACCTACGCAGTACAACGCATACGTGGGGCTATGCTGGACGAATTGCGCAGCCGCGACTGGGTGCCGCGCAGCGTTCGGCGTAATGCCCGCGAAGTGGCGCAGGCGATGGGGCAACTGGAACAAGAGCTGGGGCGCAACGCGACGGAAACCGAAGTGGCGCAGCGGCTCGGTATTGCTGTTGAAGAGTATCGTCAGATGCTGCTGGATACCAATAACAGCCAGCTTTTCTCCTATGACGAATGGCGGGAAGAGCACGGCGACAGTATCGAGCTGGTGACTGAGGAGAATCAGCAGGAAAATCCGCTCCATCAGCTGATGGAGAGCAATTTGCGCCAGCGCGTGATTGAGGCGATTGAAGCCTTACCGGAGCGCGAGCAGCTGGTTCTGACGCTTTACTACCAGGAGGAGCTCAATCTTAAAGAGATTGGCGCCGTACTGGACGTGGGAGAGTCGAGGGTCAGCCAGTTGCACAGCCAGGCCATTAAGCGTTTGCGAACAAAACTGGGTAGGTACCAGGCGGGCGAATAG
- the fliD gene encoding flagellar filament capping protein FliD has protein sequence MASISTLGVGSGLDLNTVLSNLETAEKAQLTPISNQQSSYTAKLSGYGTLKNALTAFQTANTTLNSADLFTATATTSSTNAFSATTTGSAIPGKYTIAVSQLAQAQTLTTTQTQSDTKTAIASGDSVITIQQGGGKDPVKINLSAANSSLAGIRDAINNAKAGVSASIINVGNGQYRLSLTANNTGADNAMSISVSGDSALQSFMGYDKTAATNGMTESVTAQNAKLTVNNIPIENDSNTISDALENITLNLNDVTTGNQTLNITKDTSKAEKAINDWVTAYNSLQDTFASLTKYTAVDPGSDSQDSSNGALLGDSTLRTIQTQLKSMLSNSLSTSSFKTLAQIGVTTDPGTGKLNVDSKKLEAALQKDPDGVGQMLVGDGKKTGMTTTIATNLTSWLSKTGIIQSATDGVSKTLNNLTQQYNDASTRIDNMMASYKAQFTQLDVLMNSLNSTSSYLTQQFTTSSSKS, from the coding sequence ATGGCAAGTATTTCTACACTCGGGGTTGGTTCGGGCCTGGATTTAAATACCGTCCTGAGCAATCTGGAAACCGCAGAGAAAGCGCAGCTGACGCCTATCTCCAACCAGCAGTCTTCCTATACCGCAAAGCTGAGTGGATACGGCACGTTAAAGAATGCGCTGACCGCGTTCCAGACCGCCAACACCACGCTAAACAGCGCCGACCTGTTCACAGCCACGGCCACAACCAGTTCTACTAACGCGTTTAGCGCCACCACCACCGGCAGCGCTATTCCGGGTAAATACACAATTGCCGTTTCACAGCTGGCGCAGGCGCAGACCCTGACCACCACACAAACGCAAAGCGATACCAAAACGGCGATCGCCAGCGGCGATAGCGTGATTACTATTCAGCAGGGCGGCGGCAAAGACCCGGTCAAAATCAACCTCAGCGCAGCTAATTCTTCGCTGGCAGGCATTCGTGACGCCATCAACAACGCCAAAGCGGGCGTGAGCGCCAGTATCATCAACGTCGGCAACGGCCAGTATCGTCTGTCTCTCACCGCCAACAACACCGGCGCCGATAACGCCATGAGTATCAGCGTCAGCGGCGATAGCGCGCTGCAGAGCTTTATGGGCTATGACAAAACCGCCGCCACCAACGGTATGACTGAGAGCGTTACGGCGCAAAACGCCAAACTGACGGTCAACAATATCCCGATTGAAAACGACAGCAACACCATCAGCGACGCGCTGGAAAACATCACGCTGAACCTCAACGACGTCACCACTGGCAACCAGACGCTGAACATTACCAAAGATACGTCGAAGGCCGAGAAAGCGATCAACGACTGGGTCACCGCCTATAACTCGTTGCAGGACACCTTTGCCTCGCTGACCAAATACACCGCGGTCGATCCGGGCTCAGATTCTCAGGATTCCAGCAACGGCGCACTTCTCGGCGACTCGACGCTGCGCACCATTCAGACGCAGCTCAAAAGCATGCTCAGCAACTCGCTCAGCACCTCGTCGTTCAAAACGCTGGCCCAGATTGGCGTAACGACGGATCCGGGCACCGGCAAGCTCAACGTCGATAGCAAAAAACTCGAGGCTGCGCTGCAAAAAGACCCGGACGGCGTCGGACAGATGCTCGTCGGCGACGGTAAAAAAACCGGGATGACCACGACGATCGCCACCAACCTGACCAGTTGGTTGTCTAAAACCGGCATTATCCAGTCCGCAACGGACGGTGTCAGCAAGACGCTGAATAACCTGACGCAGCAGTATAACGATGCCAGTACGCGTATCGATAATATGATGGCGAGCTATAAAGCCCAGTTCACGCAGCTGGACGTATTGATGAACTCGCTGAACTCCACCAGCAGCTATCTGACTCAGCAGTTCACAACGTCCAGCAGCAAAAGTTAA
- the fliT gene encoding flagella biosynthesis regulatory protein FliT codes for MSNAPHLYTTYQQLLEQSKVMLRLASEGLWDELIACEMDYVSAVQTVVQLTQENASLSQAQEHLRPVLRQILDNESEIKRLLQARMDELARLVGQSSIQKSVLTAYGKQGGHVLVPQDSLDAPGT; via the coding sequence ATGAGTAACGCACCGCATCTGTATACCACGTATCAGCAGTTACTGGAGCAAAGCAAGGTTATGCTGCGGCTTGCCTCTGAAGGGCTATGGGATGAATTGATCGCCTGTGAGATGGACTATGTCAGTGCGGTGCAAACGGTCGTTCAACTCACGCAAGAAAATGCGTCGTTATCACAGGCTCAGGAGCACCTTCGCCCGGTACTGAGACAGATCCTCGACAATGAAAGTGAGATAAAACGCTTACTGCAGGCGCGGATGGACGAGTTAGCCAGGCTGGTTGGGCAATCTTCCATCCAAAAATCGGTGCTCACCGCCTACGGCAAACAGGGCGGCCATGTGCTGGTGCCGCAGGATAGTCTCGATGCGCCCGGCACCTGA
- the fliG gene encoding flagellar motor switch protein FliG, translating into MSNTLSGTDKSVILLMTIGEDRAAEVFKHLNSREVQTLSAAMANVRQISNKQLTDVLAEFEQEAEQYAALNVNANEYLRSVLVKALGEERASSLLEDILETRETTSGIETLNFMEPQSAADLIRDEHPQIIATILVHLKRGQAADILALFDERLRHDVMLRIATFGGVQPAALAELTEVLNNLLDGQNLKRSKMGGVRTAAEIINLMKTQQEEAVITAVREFDGELAQKIIDEMFLFENLVEVDDRSIQRLLQEVDSESLLIALKGAEQPLREKFLRNMSQRAADILRDDLANRGPVRLSQVENEQKAILLIVRRLAETGEMVIGSGDDTYV; encoded by the coding sequence ATGAGTAATACCCTAAGCGGAACGGATAAAAGCGTCATCCTGCTGATGACCATCGGCGAAGACCGCGCGGCAGAGGTGTTTAAGCACCTCAACAGCCGCGAAGTACAGACCCTGAGCGCGGCGATGGCCAACGTGCGGCAGATATCGAATAAGCAGCTGACCGACGTGCTGGCCGAATTCGAGCAGGAAGCCGAACAGTATGCAGCGCTCAACGTCAATGCTAACGAATACCTGCGCTCGGTGCTGGTCAAGGCGCTGGGCGAAGAGCGCGCCTCGAGCCTGCTGGAAGATATTCTCGAAACCCGGGAAACCACCAGCGGTATCGAAACCCTCAACTTTATGGAGCCGCAGAGCGCCGCCGACCTTATTCGCGACGAGCATCCGCAGATCATCGCCACCATCCTGGTGCACCTCAAGCGCGGTCAGGCGGCGGATATTCTGGCGCTGTTCGACGAGCGTCTGCGCCACGACGTGATGCTGCGTATCGCTACCTTCGGCGGCGTACAGCCAGCCGCGCTGGCGGAGCTGACCGAAGTGCTCAACAACCTGCTCGACGGCCAGAACCTCAAGCGCAGCAAAATGGGCGGCGTGAGAACGGCGGCAGAAATTATCAACCTGATGAAAACGCAGCAGGAAGAAGCGGTTATCACCGCCGTGCGCGAATTCGACGGCGAGCTGGCGCAGAAAATTATCGACGAAATGTTCCTGTTCGAGAACCTGGTCGAAGTCGACGATCGCAGCATCCAGCGCCTGCTGCAGGAAGTGGACTCCGAATCGCTGCTCATCGCCCTCAAGGGCGCCGAACAGCCGCTGCGCGAGAAGTTCCTGCGCAACATGTCCCAGCGCGCGGCGGATATCCTGCGCGACGACCTGGCCAACCGAGGTCCGGTACGCCTGTCGCAGGTGGAAAACGAACAGAAAGCGATCCTGCTTATCGTGCGTCGTCTGGCGGAGACCGGCGAGATGGTAATCGGCAGCGGAGACGACACCTATGTCTGA
- the fliE gene encoding flagellar hook-basal body complex protein FliE, which translates to MAIQGIEGVLTQMQAAANVARNQQVDEQPGISFAGQLNAALDRISDTQNSARAQAEKFAIGEPGVALNDVMTDLQKSSVSLQLGIQVRNKLVTAYQEMMGMQV; encoded by the coding sequence ATGGCAATTCAGGGTATCGAAGGGGTACTGACGCAGATGCAGGCGGCGGCCAATGTCGCGCGCAATCAGCAGGTTGACGAGCAGCCGGGCATCAGTTTCGCCGGTCAGTTGAATGCGGCGCTCGATCGCATCAGCGACACGCAGAACAGCGCCCGCGCGCAGGCGGAAAAATTCGCCATCGGCGAGCCGGGCGTGGCGTTGAACGATGTGATGACCGACCTGCAAAAATCATCCGTGTCTTTGCAACTCGGTATTCAGGTGCGCAATAAGCTGGTGACCGCGTACCAGGAGATGATGGGCATGCAGGTGTAA
- the fliZ gene encoding flagella biosynthesis regulatory protein FliZ: MTVQHVKRRPLSRYLKDFKHSQTHCAHCHKLLDRITLVRRGEIVNKIAISRLDTLIDDAAWQQERKEWVALCRFCGDLHCKEQSDFFDIIGFKQYLFEQTDMSPGTVREYVVRLRRLGNHLSESGIDRDVLNDGELDEALAPWLPSTSTNNYRIALRKYAQFQRLHLVCGEQKFAYAATSDIY; the protein is encoded by the coding sequence ATGACGGTGCAGCACGTAAAAAGACGGCCTCTAAGCCGCTACCTTAAAGACTTTAAACACAGCCAGACGCATTGCGCTCACTGCCATAAGCTGCTCGACCGCATCACGCTGGTTCGCCGCGGTGAAATCGTAAATAAGATTGCTATCTCGCGCCTTGATACGCTGATTGATGATGCCGCCTGGCAGCAGGAGCGTAAGGAGTGGGTGGCGCTTTGTCGTTTCTGCGGCGATCTGCACTGCAAGGAGCAGAGCGACTTCTTCGATATCATCGGCTTCAAGCAGTATCTCTTCGAACAAACCGATATGAGTCCGGGAACGGTGCGCGAGTATGTTGTGCGCCTGCGTCGCCTCGGCAACCACCTTTCCGAGTCCGGAATTGACCGCGATGTGCTCAACGATGGCGAGCTTGATGAAGCGCTGGCCCCATGGCTGCCGTCGACCAGCACCAATAACTACCGCATTGCGCTACGCAAATATGCGCAATTTCAGCGTTTACACCTGGTTTGTGGCGAGCAGAAGTTCGCGTATGCGGCAACCTCTGATATATATTAA
- the yedD gene encoding lipoprotein YedD encodes MKKIAIIGALLALTGCVQVDNYKDVVKHPAPSGLSGVWQSEGPQSAMVSPEAIATLVVTKEGDTLDCRQWVSVHAVPGKLMLNKDDMYNVTEKRDVYLIERDGDRISYDRMTLKRVDHPTQACADYLKKHPLVSAGK; translated from the coding sequence ATGAAGAAAATTGCAATTATCGGCGCACTGCTGGCGCTGACCGGCTGTGTTCAGGTGGATAACTACAAGGATGTGGTCAAACATCCCGCGCCGTCAGGCTTAAGCGGCGTCTGGCAGTCCGAAGGGCCGCAAAGCGCCATGGTAAGCCCGGAGGCAATCGCGACGCTGGTGGTCACCAAAGAAGGGGATACGCTGGACTGCCGCCAGTGGGTCAGCGTACATGCGGTGCCTGGTAAGCTGATGCTGAACAAAGACGATATGTATAACGTGACGGAAAAGCGTGATGTTTATTTGATCGAGCGCGATGGCGACCGCATTAGTTACGACCGGATGACCCTCAAGCGCGTGGACCACCCAACGCAGGCGTGTGCGGACTACCTGAAAAAGCACCCATTAGTAAGCGCAGGGAAGTAA